AGTCAGCCCCTATCTGGATGCGCTGGACAAACTGATCAAGCTGATCTTGGCCCTGAAGGAACAAGGGGTGAACCTGACTCATCTGGATTTGGGCGGTGGTTTGGGGATTCGCTATACCGACGAGACACTGGTGACCCCCACCCAACTGCTGACCGAAGTCTTTTCCGCCCTGGACACCAATGGCCTGGGCCATCTGGAGATCGTGCTGGAACCCGGCCGCTCCATGGTGGGTAATGCAGGGGTGCTGCTAAGCCGCGTGGAATATCTCAAGCATGGCGAGACTAAAAATTTCGCCATTATTGATGCCGCCATGAACGACCTGATTCGCCCCACGCTGTACGATGCCTGGCACAGCGTGGAAGCGGTAGAGCCTCGCCCAGTGACCGAGACCACTCCCCGCTATGATCTGGTTGGCCCTATCTGCGAAAGCGGCGACTGGCTGGCCCGCGACCGCCAGCTGGAACTGAAACAGGGCGATTTAATTGCCATCATGTCCGCTGGCGCCTATGCCTTTACGATGGCCAGCCAGTACAACACCCGCCCCCGCGCGGCTGAGATTCTGGTCGATGGCGATCAGGTTCACCTGATCCGCCCCCGTGAGACCGTGGACAGTTTGTTTGCCACCGAACGTTTACTTCCCTAAGTCGGGTCTGGATGGCAGATCATAACCATTCAGCCTTAAAGAACTCTCGAATCTGACCGTAAAACAGGCCGGGACTGTACTGCCCTTATCAGGCGCAGCAGTCCCGGCCTGTTGCATCCTTGCCGGGAAAGCACAGATTTCGCTGTCAGTGGCCAGACAGTTCGATGGTAAGCGCTGGAGACTGTACCACCATCATGACCACCCCCGGGATACCGACACACGGCTTCGAGCCGGTTACTTCGGCCAGCGAACGCCTGATTCGCGGCTTAAGTCTTTACGTCATCCCTTTGTTTCTGATCATGCTCACGGTATGGGCATTACTGTTCCTGCCGAATCGCTACCCTTCCGTGCCCGGTCAAAGTTTGAGCATTCAGGCACTGGCCAGCCAGCAAGAGCAGGCGGACGCAGAGTTACTGACGCAATTGGAGAACGCTCCGTCCCGGCAGCGGCTTCACCTGAGCGAGCCCCATTGGCTCCTGTTGACCTTGCCTGCCCCCTTCCCCCAGCAGGAGCAGGTCCTGCACTTTCCTGCCTCTCCCATTTCCTCGCTGCACTGCGTGGATGCTCGCAGTGGACGGCCCTTGCGCAACAGCGAGCTGGACCCGCCGACGCCTCTATCACCAGCGCCGGTCAAAAGCTATACCCTGGAGCTGGGTCAGGTCGACCACCCTGACAGCGTGCTATGCCGCGTCGAGACTTCGCGACCTGCCCTCTTGCAAGCCCAGCTTTGGGCCAGTGCTGACATCAGCCATTCCTCGATTCGACTCAGCCGGGGCATCGGGCTACTGGAGGGCGGCTTACTGACCATGGCCATGTTCATGCTGGTTCTGGCAGCCACCAACCGTGCCTGGATCTATCTGCTGCTATCGGTCTGGCTGATTGGCAACCTGCGCCTGGGCGCGATGGCCATGGGTTGGGATACGCAGTGGCTAGGGCAGAACCTGCCCGCCCAGTACATGCCCGTACTGCGCCAGCTCACGATTGCCTGCTACTTCATTCTGAGCTATTCCCTGTTTACCGTCCTGCTGGGCAACTCCATCACTACTGCCCGCCTGCAGCGCCTGCTCCCCACCGTCGGCATCCTGGGTCTGATCCTGCTGCCGGTCTCCCTGCTGGCGCCGGCCTCGATATTCCAGCCCCTCATGTGGATCAGCACTATCTACGCACTGTGCTGCGTATCCGCCGTGCTGCTGTCCATTCTCCTGCACACCCGCTCGCGCATCTTGCTCTGGCAACTGGTGCTGCTGAGCATGGCGCTGTGCATGCTGATTTCAGCCATTTTTCTGGTGGCGTTTGGCCGCTCCAGCTTTGTCGAGAATTTCAACGGCGTCATCGCTTTCCTGTTGTCCAATCTGATGGTGGCCCTGGCGGTAGGCGAGCGCCTGCGTGAAGACCGTAGTGAATCCCTGCGCGCCCGCAATGAATTGATGGCGCATTATCTGCTTACCCCCGTTGGCATGTTCACCCTCAATGAAGCGGGGATGTTCTTGCGCATCAGCCCCATTCTGGCCCGCATGTTGAACATCGATGCCGATCCGAGCGAGAGCCCCATCCACTGGACCAACTTTTTTCCCGAGCAAGACTGGAAAGCGGTCGCACAAAGCACCCAGAACGGTCAGGATGTGACCATCACTTATTACGACGCAGACGCTCAACCATGTCAGTTCGCCTTGCGTGTAGCGATTGTCAATCAATGTATTGAAGGATCCTTGCAAGATATCACCGCCCGGGCCGAGACGTACCGTCAACTGCGCCTGATGGCTGACAACGATCCGGTCACCAATGTGCTGAACCAGCGCGGTATCGAAAAGGCACTGGAAGGTCTGCTCAATCGTAGCCAGAACGACAAGCCCTGTCTGCTGGCCTATCTGGACCTGAACCACATCAAGTACGTAAACGGCACCTTCGGACACTCGTCAGGGGATGCGCTGCTGCTGAAAGTATGCGAACAGCTGGAATCGGTTCTGCGCAGTAAAGACAAAATAGGCCGCATCGGCAGCGACGAATTCGTAATTATCTTTGAAGACTGCGAGCCAGAGCAGGCGCGCGTGCTGGCCAATGGCGTACTCGAATCACTGAACAAAAGCCCCCTGCTGGCCGGAAACCGCAGCTTTAACCTGCGCAGTACACTGGGTCTGGTCGAAGTCGCTCCCGGCATGGCGCCTCAGGAAGCCATCTCCGCTGCCAGCCGTGCAGCCCGCGATGCCCGCCGCCTGCATCAGGACATGATTATCTACGGGCAGGACTCCAATGCCCTGCAGGAACACGCTGAAGAACTGCGCCTGTTTGAAGAGCTGGAAGGGGGCTCCTCGCGCGCCCTGTACCTGGAAATGCAACCGATTGCGGCCTTGCGCCGCCCCATGGACAGCCTGAACTTCGAGGCTCTGCTACGCGTGCGGGACTCCTCCGGTCAATTGATTCCCACTGGCCGCATTATTGCCGCCGCCGAAGAAAGCGGCACCATCACCATCATCGACAAATGGGTGTTCTCGGCCACGCTGGAGTGGATGGCCAAGCATGAGGCCCAGTTAAGCAAAACCCAGTGGGTCACCATCAACCTGAGCGGTGTGTCCCTGAATGACGACACTTTCATTCAATGGTTCTTTGACATCCTGGCGCGTTTTGAACATCTGGCCCGCCGCCTGTGCGTGGAAATCACTGAGGGCGTAGCACTGGACGACCTGGAGCATACCCGCAACTTCATGCGGCGACTGCAAAAAATGGGTGTGCGCATCGCGCTGGACGACTTTGGAGCGGGCTACACGTCTTTTTCTTACCTGCGCGAATTACCCGCCGACGCCATCAAGATCGATGGTGCGCTGATTTGCGACATGCTAAAGAAAGAAACCAACGTCGCGATCGTACGCACCATCGTCGAGCTTGCCAACAACCTGGGCATGATCAGCATTGCCGAATGGGTAGAAGACGTCCCGACGCTCAGAGCCCTACAGGAATTAGGCGTAGATTACGTACAAGGCTTCATCATTTCCAAAGCCTGCACTCCGGCAGAGCTGCTCAAAGCCAAATCCATGCCGGACCTGGTCCATGACGCCGCCGCCCGACAGTTTCTACTGGACTCCCAGGAAAAATTCCCGCCAACCATGTAAACCAATAGCCACCCAAGGCCCGCAGAGAGCCTGGGTGGCAAATGACAGGGCCTGCCACCACCTGTGGACGCGCACTCGTCTCAAATGCCATGGGGAAGCTATGAGTGCTTTCCTGACACCACCGCCGTCACGCACACACCTAGCCAAGCCCTGTCGCACTCCTTATTACGGCGTGATACCCAACTCTAAAATTTGCACTTCGGAGCGGATACTGCTCCACGTACAGGCGCGTATCTAAGGCAGAAACAGTAAATAGAACGGATAGTCCTGAAGGTCGATAAAGGCATCCCGCTAGCTTTGGCTTTGATGGTCTGGGTCTGGGATCTAAGTCCTGACCTGAGTCTGGCTATGGCTCAATCGAACCATCTCGACACAACAAGCTTCCGATCAGCACCTGGCCCAGAGCACCAGCGGCTCCCCCCAGAGACTACTTCCCTGCAAAGGACGCTTCACCAAACAGTCTGGTCACAAAAAAACCCGAGTCCGGCATCCAGCCAAACTCGGGTTTCTCATTCTCAAGCACGCATTCTGAAACCGATCCCCCAGCCTCAGAACAAGAAAAAACTTATAGTTCCCCGTAGGAGTGCAGCCCCGACAGGAACATATTCACGCCCAGGAAGGCAAAGCTGGTAATGAGCAAACCCGCCAGAGCCCAGTACGCTGCCATCGTGCCACGCAGACCTTTGAGCAAACGCAAGTGCAACCAGGCCGCATAATTCAGCCACACGATCAGGGCCCAGGTCTCTTTCGGGTCCCACTGCCAATACGTACCCCAGGCGTCAGCAGCCCACAAAGCGCCCAGCACGGTTGCTACCGTAAAGAAGGCAAAACCCACCGCAATCGCGCGGTACATGATGTCATCGAGCACTTCCAGCGACGGCAGCTTGCGTGAAATCGGACCCCGGAAATACAGAATCGTGCCCACGATCACGCTACCGATACCGAAATACAGCATCCAGGTTGGCGAGAGCTCCCGAGAACCAAAAATCATGGGTTCGGCACACAGAATAGCACCCAGCAAAAACACCGGAATCAGCTTGGCACGCGAACGGGTTTCGCCATTTTCCTTGACCAGATACGCAAACCCGACCATGGCTGCCAAGGAGAACGTACCGTAACCAATAAAGTTGGCAGGCACGTGCAACTTCATCCACCAGCTTTTGAGTGCTGGCACCAGCGGTTGAATCTGATGGGCATCACGCGTAAAGGAGTACCACAGCAGAAAGATCACCA
This genomic interval from Alcaligenes ammonioxydans contains the following:
- the lysA gene encoding diaminopimelate decarboxylase, which gives rise to MTVAPHFQFQNNTLHAEQIPLSKLAEEFGTPLYVYSRQALRDAWESYRVAGQDRKLLVCYGMKANSNLAILQEFARLGTGFDIVSGGELARVIAAGGDPGKVVFSGVGKQVWEIEAALKAGVKCFNVESEAELERVAQVAERMNVKAPVSLRVNPDVDARTHPYISTGLKDNKFGVPIDQAPRIYARAQALPSLNIVGVDCHIGSQITEVSPYLDALDKLIKLILALKEQGVNLTHLDLGGGLGIRYTDETLVTPTQLLTEVFSALDTNGLGHLEIVLEPGRSMVGNAGVLLSRVEYLKHGETKNFAIIDAAMNDLIRPTLYDAWHSVEAVEPRPVTETTPRYDLVGPICESGDWLARDRQLELKQGDLIAIMSAGAYAFTMASQYNTRPRAAEILVDGDQVHLIRPRETVDSLFATERLLP
- a CDS encoding putative bifunctional diguanylate cyclase/phosphodiesterase — encoded protein: MTTPGIPTHGFEPVTSASERLIRGLSLYVIPLFLIMLTVWALLFLPNRYPSVPGQSLSIQALASQQEQADAELLTQLENAPSRQRLHLSEPHWLLLTLPAPFPQQEQVLHFPASPISSLHCVDARSGRPLRNSELDPPTPLSPAPVKSYTLELGQVDHPDSVLCRVETSRPALLQAQLWASADISHSSIRLSRGIGLLEGGLLTMAMFMLVLAATNRAWIYLLLSVWLIGNLRLGAMAMGWDTQWLGQNLPAQYMPVLRQLTIACYFILSYSLFTVLLGNSITTARLQRLLPTVGILGLILLPVSLLAPASIFQPLMWISTIYALCCVSAVLLSILLHTRSRILLWQLVLLSMALCMLISAIFLVAFGRSSFVENFNGVIAFLLSNLMVALAVGERLREDRSESLRARNELMAHYLLTPVGMFTLNEAGMFLRISPILARMLNIDADPSESPIHWTNFFPEQDWKAVAQSTQNGQDVTITYYDADAQPCQFALRVAIVNQCIEGSLQDITARAETYRQLRLMADNDPVTNVLNQRGIEKALEGLLNRSQNDKPCLLAYLDLNHIKYVNGTFGHSSGDALLLKVCEQLESVLRSKDKIGRIGSDEFVIIFEDCEPEQARVLANGVLESLNKSPLLAGNRSFNLRSTLGLVEVAPGMAPQEAISAASRAARDARRLHQDMIIYGQDSNALQEHAEELRLFEELEGGSSRALYLEMQPIAALRRPMDSLNFEALLRVRDSSGQLIPTGRIIAAAEESGTITIIDKWVFSATLEWMAKHEAQLSKTQWVTINLSGVSLNDDTFIQWFFDILARFEHLARRLCVEITEGVALDDLEHTRNFMRRLQKMGVRIALDDFGAGYTSFSYLRELPADAIKIDGALICDMLKKETNVAIVRTIVELANNLGMISIAEWVEDVPTLRALQELGVDYVQGFIISKACTPAELLKAKSMPDLVHDAAARQFLLDSQEKFPPTM